A DNA window from Limanda limanda chromosome 6, fLimLim1.1, whole genome shotgun sequence contains the following coding sequences:
- the ywhae1 gene encoding tyrosine 3-monooxygenase/tryptophan 5-monooxygenase activation protein, epsilon polypeptide 1 has product MDEKSDQVYLAKLAEQAERYDEMVTYMKNVAGMNVELTVEERNLLSVAYKNVIGARRASWRIISSIESREESKGSEEKLKMIRDYRQTVETELKAICNDILDALERHLLPSAFIGESKVFYNKMKGDYHRYLAEFATGNDRKEAAENSLVAYKTATDLAMSELPPTHPIRLGLALNFSVFYYEILNSPDRACRLAKAAFDDAIAELDTLNEESYKDSTLIMQLLRDNLTLWTSDMQGEGEEQNKEVLQDVEDEAQ; this is encoded by the exons ATGGACGAGAAAAGTGACCAAGTTTATTTGGCAAAGCTTGCCGAGCAGGCAGAGCGATATGACG AGATGGTGACTTATATGAAGAACGTGGCGGGTATGAACGTGGAGCTCACAGTGGAAGAGAGGAACCTACTATCAGTGGCCTACAAGAATGTGATCGGAGCTCGGAGAGCATCCTGGAGGATAATCAGCAGTATCGAATCCAGGGAAGAGAGCAAGGGCtcagaagagaaactgaagatgATCCGGGATTACAGGCAAACG GTTGAAACGGAGCTGAAGGCGATCTGTAATGATATTCTGGATGCACTGGAGAGGCACCTACTGCCCTCTGCTTTCATCGGAGAGTCTAAGGTCTTTTACAACAAAAT GAAGGGTGACTACCACAGGTATCTGGCAGAGTTTGCAACTGGCAACGACAGAAAGGAAGCGGCAGAGAACAGCCTGGTGGCCTACAAAACAGCTACCGACCTAGCCATGTCCGAGCTGCCTCCCACCCACCCCATTCGCCTCGGCCTTGCCCTCAACTTCTCCGTCTTCTACTATGAGATCCTCAACTCGCCCGACCGTGCATGCAG GTTGGCGAAGGCTGCATTTGATGACGCCATCGCAGAATTGGACACGCTGAATGAAGAAAGCTACAAGGACTCCACACTTATCATGCAGCTGTTACGTGACAACCTGACACTATGGACCTCAGATATGCAGGGAGAAG
- the crk gene encoding adapter molecule crk: MAGNFDAEDRGSWYWGRLSRQEAVSLLQGQRHGVFLVRDSITSPGDYVLSVSENSKVSHYIINSISNNRQSGPGLVHPRFRIGDQEFDALPALLEFYKIHYLDTTTLIEPINKSKHTSFISVGHSGGPPPRLEDEYVRALFDFPGNDEEDLPFRKGDILRVLEKPEEQWWNAQNSEGRAGMIPVPYVEKYRPASPNSVAGPGVPGGPPGGMGMLGNSDGSTTQSSTPLLGDPSQYAQPTPLPNLQNGPVFARAIQKRVPNAYDKTALALEVGDMVKVTKINVNGQWEGECKGKRGHFPFTHVKLLDQHNAEDELS, from the exons ATGGCCGGCAATTTTGACGCGGAGGACCGCGGCAGCTGGTACTGGGGCCGGCTGAGCAGGCAGGAGGCTGTGTCCCTGCTGCAGGGGCAGCGGCACGGCGTGTTCCTGGTGCGGGACTCCATCACCAGCCCCGGCGACTACGTGCTCTCGGTGTCGGAGAACTCCAAAGTCTCGCATTACATCATCAACAGCATCAGCAACAACCGGCAGTCCGGTCCAG GTTTGGTGCATCCCAGGTTCCGTATCGGTGACCAGGAGTTCGACGCCCTCCCCGCTTTGCTAGAATTCTACAAAATCCACTACTTGGACACCACCACCTTGATAGAACCCATCAACAAGTCCAAACACACCTCCTTCATCAGCGTGGGCCATAGCGGAGGCCCCCCACCACGCCTGGAAGACGAGTACGTCCGAGCACTTTTCGACTTCCCTGGCAACGATGAGGAGGATCTCCCGTTCAGGAAGGGTGACATCCTCCGCGTTCTCGAGAAGCCAGAAGAGCAGTGGTGGAATGCCCAGAACTCAGAGGGCCGGGCGGGGATGATCCCAGTGCCGTACGTGGAGAAGTACCGACCGGCATCTCCCAATTCGGTGGCTGGGCCTGGGGTGCCTGGGGGGCCGCCGGGAGGGATGGGGATGCTAGGGAACTCTGACGGCTCCACGACGCAGTCCAGCACTCCGCTTCTGGGAGACCCCAGCCAGTACGCCCAGCCCACCCCTCTCCCAAACCTCCAGAATGGACCTGTGTTTGCCAGGGCCATACAGAAGAGGGTGCCCAATGCTTACGACAAGACAGCCCTGGCCTTAGAG GTGGGCGACATGGTGAAGGTGACCAAAATTAACGTAAATGGCCAGTGGGAGGGGGAATGTAAAGGCAAGCGTGGCCATTTTCCCTTCACTCATGTCAAACTGCTGGACCAGCACAATGCCGAGGATGAACTCAGCTGA